TTGTATGCGAAGTTCACTGATGAGAAAACGCGGAGTAGTTCTGATTTTATCACCAGAATCAGCAAAAACTATGTTTTCTTATGCTCCAAATATTGTTAGTTGGCTCGGTTCTAGGGTATATTCATTTTTAAAAGACACAGAATTACTCAGTGTTAAAGAAATTCAGGAAAGACTAGCAGCACTTAGAGAATGGTCAGGTTTAACAGACTCTCAAATAATTGAAATGGCTGAAATAGGAACTTTACCACCTGAACCTGAATATGCTGAATGGCTTGTTTTACTGGAACGGGGGGATTTAATTTGAGTAGTAAAAGTGACTGGGTGCAAATTTGTGAGGATGTCCAAGAACGAATATTAAAAATAACTCCCTTAACAGTAAAAAGTGCAAAGATGCTTAGGGGGGAAATTCTCAAATCTTTAATAGCAGCCCGTGATGATAAGTTTTTAAAAACAGAATTTCATCAAATTCATAATTTATTAAAAATTACACCATCTAAAGATAAAGGAATTATTGAAATTACAGGAGGACAGCGAAACTTTAATCGCATTAAAGAAACTCCTCATTTTGAAAGATGTGATGGTTGCTGGTTTGATTTTGCAATTTTAGTAAATGAAAATATTAAACCTGCTGAAATTATTGCATTTAACTTTGAAATCAGATTTTTAGAAGATAACCCAACAAAATTTTTACGTTTTGACCTAAACTTACCAGAACATAATAATGAGGATAAAGGAAAACGATTTCATTTACATCCAGGTAATGATGACTTGATGGTTCATGCTTCCCCAATGTCACCACTAGAAATTCTACATTTATTTTTATATGACTTAAAAATACCTGAACGTCCTCGCACTTAATAGCAAGAGGATAAGAGGAATAATAGAAACAAAAAAAAGCCCGCACTTGCGGACTTTATGAATCTCAAACCATCTAGGAATTACTTCACATTCTCATGATGATAAGTGTGATAAACCTTAGCACCCTCATCTGGGACAAAACGGCAAACCTTAGCAGAATGCAATAAAGACTTCCAGATGGGTTCTTCAGACTTGTAGTAATAATCGCCCAAAATTGGTTTAATAGCCTCAGTTGCCTTCAACAAATTGTAGTGAGGCATATTCAAAAAGATGTGATGGGCAACATGAGTACCGATATCATGATGGATATGGTTAAAAATGCCATAATCCCGATCAATCGTAGAAATTGCACCCTTTAAAAAAGTCCAATTATCACCACGATACCAAGGTAATTCCTGTTCAGTGTGATGTAAATAAGTTACTAAATCCAACCAAATGATAAATACAATGTAAGGACCAGCGTAGTATTTTAGCAACCACATCCAACCCCATTGATAGGTGAGAAAACCTAACAAACCCACAAAACTAATCCATAGGGTAGTGCTAGTGATAATGTCCCATTTTTCTGAAGGTTTAAAAAGGGGACTTCTGGGGTCAAAATGTGAACCTTCCTTACCAGGAGAACGCTTAAACAAATAAATCGGATAAGCCAACAAGAACACATAGAAACGCCCTATTTTTTGTAATAGGGGCATTTTATTGTATTCAGATTCAGACACAGGATACCAGCTTTCATCATTTTCCAAACTGCCAGTATTTTTGTGGTGAGTTCTGTGGCTAATTCTCCAACCGTGATAAGGAACAAGAATTGGTGTATGGGAGAGATGACCAATCAAATCATTCAGCCATTTATGCTTAGAAAAAGATTGGTGTCCGCAGTCATGTCCAACCACAAATAAAGCCCAAAACATTGTTCCTTGCAATACCCAGAAGATTGGCCAGAAATACCAAGAATCTAGATAATTTGCAACTGCATATAAAGCAGCGACAATGACAACATCACGGAAAAAGTAATAGAGTGATTTAGCCACACTAGGCTGAAAACATTCAGCAGGAATAGCAGCTTTTAAATCTTGGAGAGTAAACGGAAGTTTATCTTCACCCTGAGATGATTCCAAGCTAGGACTTTGGTTGAACTGAACTGTATCTAATTGCACTGGATTTGGTGATGTTAAAAAAAAATCAAGTTAGGGTAGACAATGTTCACTGAATACCGCAAACATTGTAAATTGAAAACTAAAATGATTTAATAAATTTTGATTAATTAAATCATTTTGCTAATTGTCGAATTATTAGCTAGAGACTTTTATTTCTGCGCGTAATATTCGTCAAAGGTTGTATAACCAATGTCAGTTTTATAAAGTTGACATTCATTGGTAATTTGTTTCATTAAATTCCAAGAGAACTTATATTCCTCATGGAGATATGGTTGCCAATTTTCCTTGATGCTGTCGTAAGCTAACCGCAAATTGTAGGAAGGAATAGCGGTAGAAATATGATGGGGAACGTGAACGTTAATATCGTGACAAAGAATTTCCACCCAACGAGGATAATCACAATGAACTGTACCAAATAACTGTGCCATAGCCTCGTTCCATTTGTCAGCAGTTGTAAAAGGAACATCTGGAAGAGTATGGTGAACAATAGTGAAGGTACTCATCCAGAAATGGTAAACCATCCAGGGGATAAACCAGAACTTAATAAAGCCCCAAACACCAGTTGTAATAATCAACGTTGGGAAAACAATAGCCGCAAAAGCTACCACTACAGCCACAGAAAGTTTAACACTAGCTTGGTCTTTTTTCTGGAACTTCCGCGCATCAAAATGCACAACTGCCCAATGTCCAATAGAACCTACCCACCACAAACGCTTCTGCATAAAAAATTGAAATGCAGACTGTCTGGTTTTATCCCAAGCTTCAAAAACTTCAGGTCTGATGGGATGCCATGCGTTATCCTCATCTAGTTTATTTGTATGTTTATGGTGATGATTATGTTTAATTCTCCAGCTGTGAAAAGGATAAATTAAAAACATCATGAAAAAATGACCAACCACATCATTTACCCAACGACGCTTGGCAAAAGAACGATGTCCGCAGTCATGGCCTATAACAAAAAATCCTGTTAAAGCAGTTCCTGTGAAAATCCATGCTATAGGTAGAAGAAACCAGGGAGAAATTGCTATAAAATAATAGCCTAATGCAGCCATAGACAAACTGAGAACTACAGTAGTCCATGCTTTGCGGCTATTTTTTTGGAAACATTCCTTGGGCAGACTTTTGATAATATGTTTTAGTTTTATTTCGTCTTTACCAAGGCTTGTGGAGACGAAAGTTTCCTGGTTTTTGATGATTGATGTAGT
This region of Anabaena sphaerica FACHB-251 genomic DNA includes:
- a CDS encoding ABC transporter permease, with the protein product MMNFLTSLSIDEFLQRIGTQPNGNTWSALITSNLDSQQLVDDLQETLSIFAECQVGCFSANSETNTLVETIINATEDYLILWNFEQWDKNNWYEFDCMRSSLMRKRGVVLILSPESAKTMFSYAPNIVSWLGSRVYSFLKDTELLSVKEIQERLAALREWSGLTDSQIIEMAEIGTLPPEPEYAEWLVLLERGDLI
- a CDS encoding fatty acid desaturase, with the protein product MTTSIIKNQETFVSTSLGKDEIKLKHIIKSLPKECFQKNSRKAWTTVVLSLSMAALGYYFIAISPWFLLPIAWIFTGTALTGFFVIGHDCGHRSFAKRRWVNDVVGHFFMMFLIYPFHSWRIKHNHHHKHTNKLDEDNAWHPIRPEVFEAWDKTRQSAFQFFMQKRLWWVGSIGHWAVVHFDARKFQKKDQASVKLSVAVVVAFAAIVFPTLIITTGVWGFIKFWFIPWMVYHFWMSTFTIVHHTLPDVPFTTADKWNEAMAQLFGTVHCDYPRWVEILCHDINVHVPHHISTAIPSYNLRLAYDSIKENWQPYLHEEYKFSWNLMKQITNECQLYKTDIGYTTFDEYYAQK
- a CDS encoding fatty acid desaturase, which produces MQLDTVQFNQSPSLESSQGEDKLPFTLQDLKAAIPAECFQPSVAKSLYYFFRDVVIVAALYAVANYLDSWYFWPIFWVLQGTMFWALFVVGHDCGHQSFSKHKWLNDLIGHLSHTPILVPYHGWRISHRTHHKNTGSLENDESWYPVSESEYNKMPLLQKIGRFYVFLLAYPIYLFKRSPGKEGSHFDPRSPLFKPSEKWDIITSTTLWISFVGLLGFLTYQWGWMWLLKYYAGPYIVFIIWLDLVTYLHHTEQELPWYRGDNWTFLKGAISTIDRDYGIFNHIHHDIGTHVAHHIFLNMPHYNLLKATEAIKPILGDYYYKSEEPIWKSLLHSAKVCRFVPDEGAKVYHTYHHENVK